A window of the Bombina bombina isolate aBomBom1 chromosome 3, aBomBom1.pri, whole genome shotgun sequence genome harbors these coding sequences:
- the LOC128654305 gene encoding retinol dehydrogenase 7-like produces MWLLLLLLLSILILVYRWYRQSQILENLSDKYVLITGCDSGFGNLAAKQLDRRGLRVLATCLTEKGAEELKKETSSRLQTVILDINDSQRVKSVAEWVSSIVGDKGLWGLVNNAAFGFGLGPNEWQTKEDFAKTLNVNVLGTIDVTLNLLPLIRKAHGRIVNVASIGGRLSIVGGGYCISKFGVEAFSDSLRREMCNFGVKVSIIEPGAFRTSMGLYEPHFKHLERLWNNLPPEIKKSYGEQYYQQSVKALQRLSRSAVPKLHMVTNCMEHALTAVYPWTRYAAGWDAKLFYIPVSYLPTVLSDYILSLGAPKVAGKA; encoded by the exons ATGTGGCTCCTTCTGTTATTACTTCTGTCTATTCTGATCCTGGTGTACAGATGGTACAGACAAAGTCAGATACTAGAGAATCTCTCAGATAAATATGTGCTGATCACAGGATGTGACTCTGGCTTTGGGAACTTAGCAGCAAAACAGCTGGATCGCCGTGGACTGCGGGTGCTGGCAACTTGTCTGACTGAGAAAGGTGCTGAGGAGCTGAAGAAGGAGACATCCAGCAGACTGCAGACTGTGATCCTGGATATTAATGACAGTCAAAGAGTAAAGTCTGTTGCAGAGTGGGTCTCTAGTATTGTTGGAGATAAAG GACTCTGGGGCTTGGTAAATAATGCTGCATTTGGCTTTGGACTGGGGCCAAATGAGTGGCAAACTAAAGAGGATTTTGCTAAAACGCTAAACGTGAACGTACTTGGAACAATCGACGTAACATTAAATCTGCTGCCACTCATCAGGAAAGCCCATGGGCGCATTGTTAATGTTGCTAGTATTGGAGGAAGATTGTCTATTGTTGGTGGAGGATATTGTATTTCTAAGTTTGGAGTCGAGGCTTTCTCAGACAGTTTGAG AAGAGAAATGTGTAATTTTGGGGTAAAAGTGTCCATTATAGAACCAGGTGCTTTCAGAACTTCAATGGGTTTGTATGAACCTCATTTTAAGCACTTGGAGAGGCTGTGGAATAATCTTCCTCCTGAGATCAAGAAAAGCTATGGAGAACAGTATTACCAGCAAT CTGTTAAAGCCCTACAAAGGTTAAGTCGATCTGCTGTACCTAAGTTACACATGGTCACTAACTGTATGGAACATGCCCTGACTGCTGTTTATCCGTGGACAAGATACGCTGCTGGATGGGACGCCAAGCTGTTCTATATCCCTGTCTCATACTTACCTACTGTATTATCTGATTATATTCTCTCTCTTGGTGCACCAAAAGTAGCTGGAAAAGCATAA